Genomic window (Grus americana isolate bGruAme1 chromosome 25, bGruAme1.mat, whole genome shotgun sequence):
CCTGACGCTCAGCTCCTGCGGGTTCCTGCCCTGGAACTCGTACAGGGATCGTGCCAGCCCctgggcggggcgggggggcctggagatgggggggggggggggcgtgagCATCCTGCCgggggccagatcctgccccGGCCCTCAGCATCcgcagggcagcaggagcactTACTCTTGGCCGCCGTTGTCCCTCTGGCCGGTGGCTGGTGACTGTGCGGGGACCGGAGAGAGGGGCGGGTGTTGAGACCgagctggggaaactgaggcaggtgGAGGGATGTCCTGCCATCCCCCCCCATGCTGTACCTGCTCCACCGGAGGGGGCAGCCACCCGTCCGAGAAGACGGGGATGTAGCGGGGCACCAGCTCGCCGTTGGGGTACTCTGCCCTGCAACAGGCAGGGAGAAAGCCAAGGTGGGTGGTGTGACCCTCCCCAAGGGCGGaatcctcccccccccggcGGTGGGGGCTGTACCCCACCTGGTGCTGTTCCAGGCAATGCCCAGGCTCTTCCAGGTGCTGTAGTCATCCTGGTGCAGggtctgctccagcagctccaccaCCTCCGGCACCAGCAGCGGCACCTCCACCGCCGGGGCCAGGCTGGCGTTGGGGCAGTGGTCCAGGACCTGCGCCGGGTGGGCGGTGATGGGGCAGCACCCCCATACTTGCCCCCCAgaatgggggggagggggtgtgggtGAGGGCGGCTGCCCACCCTGCTCACCCCTGGGTGTGGGCTGGGACCTGCTTTTGGGGGCACTCACGAAGGAGAGGGCCGTGAAGATGAGACGCAGCAGCTCGGCGGGGTCTGGCTCCTGCACGTGCCGGTGGGTCCTTCCCTGTGTGGACAGGGAAAACGGTGtccccacgcagcccccccgtccccacgcagcccccccatccccatgcagcccccctgtccccatgcagcccccccgtccccatgcAGCCCCCCTGTCCCCATGCAGCCCCCCTAATCCCCACGCAGCCCCTCCATCCCCACGCAGCCCCCCTTCCCCAGACAGCCCCCCTACTCCCCACGCAGCCTCCCCAATCCCCACACAGCCCCCCCTGtccccacgcagcccccccAATCCCCACACAGCTCCCCCAAtccccacgcagcccccccttccccagacAGCCCCCCCAatctccccgcagcccctgcaATCCCCATGCAGCCCCTCCAtccccacgcagcccccccatccccacacaGCCCTCCCAGCCCGGCGGCAGAGCGGGCAGGGACACGCCAGGGACGCCCACCAGCCATGGGGTCCCATCCAGCCCGACAGACCTACCATGAGGTTGAGGGCATATTTCACCTTCTGGAAAAAGTCCACGAAGTCATCCGTGGAGGGTAGAGCTGGGGGGACAGAGGGGGGGGCTGGCACCGGGATGGCCCCCCAGACCCCCCGAGACCCCAGGGGCACAGCCCTCCCTCACCGCCtttgttcttcttcttcttcttcttctgcttGGTGTTGCTGGCCAAGCCCAGGGCCGTCTTCAGCTGCACCACGAAGAGGTCCAAGTCGTTCAGCACGTGGTTGAGGACCTCCTGTGGGAGCAGAATGGGACCCGGTGGGTGCcggtggggagggctgggggtgtcCCCGCCCAGGGACATGGGACGGGACTTACAACATCTCGGTCCACGTTGGACATGACCTGGCCCAGGGGGTTGGTCCACGGCATCTGCTGGGTGTCCAGCAAGCCTGCTGACAGCAGAGGGTCCCAACTCTGCCCCCCCTCGCCCCGCTCCCACtcctggggaaactgaggcatgctGCAACCCCCACCCAAGACTCACCATAGTCTGAGGGCAGCTCACGCTGGGGGGGCGCGCGGATGTTGGGCTTGGGGGTCTCTGCCCACCGCTCTGGGGCTGTGTAGGGACCCTGAGCGTACGGGGGGGCCTGGCGCGGTGGCATGTCCAGGCTGCTCCtggagggatggggacgggggagATGAGGGGGGGGCTGAGCCTGGGGATGGGGTataggggtgtggggggggttgAGCTTGGGGATGTGGTATGGGGATGCAGGGGGTCTGTGCCCATGGGAATGGGGTAAggggggggctgagcccagggatggggtatgggggtggggggggtctgtGCCCATGGGAATGGGGTAGGAAGGGGACTGAGGCAGGAGTTGGGGCACCAGGGCAAaaggggggtgaggggaggtgtCTCTGCCTagaggcaggagggcagcaggcaggagggctcTGCACCCATGGATGGGACCCTTCAGGGGACACGGGggcagcatggacttatccccCATCCACAGGgagacaccacccccccccagactCCCCCCAGCTTAGAGGGGGCAGACGTGGGGAGCCAGGCCTGgctgtccctggggagggggtgaaGAACCATGTCCCCCCCCTTACCTGTGCCCGTACTgactcctctgctcctccttccaCTGCTTCATCAGCTTCTCCAGGCTGCTCTTCAGCGTCTCTGCCTGACACAGACCCACCACCATCACCCCTCCATCCCGGGGTGATGGCCCCCCTCCCCTGGCCCCCCCTCAGGGCTCACCCCCAGACGCTCGCACTGGAAGAGCAGGACGCTGGTTCCCGGGGGACTTCGCTCCTGCACGCTGATGGCCAGCACCGAGTCGTAGCCACAGACGTCCAGCGCAGCCGAGCACCCCTGCACGCTGCCCAGCGGGTaagcctccagctcctcctggccgGGGGAAACAGGGTGCTCAGCCCCCCAGAATGGCTGGGGCGGGGGTAAAGGGCTAAGGGGGTGCAAGGGTTATAGGAGTGCAAGGGTTGGGGGGAGTGGGCTTATAGGGGGTGTCAGGGTTATAGGGGTGCAAAGGTGTGTGGGGGTACCAGGGTTATGGGGGTGCCATAGCTGGGGGAGTACcggatttgggggggggttgggtcCGGGGGGGGTGTCATGGCCAAGGTGGGTGCTATGGTCAGTTGGGTGCTAGGGGTGCAGGGTGTGTGCCAGGGCCTGGGGGGGTGCTGAAAGGctgagggggaagggggggggtgtTACCAGGATTAATGGGGTGCCGTGGCTGGAGCGGGTGTTGCGGTCAATGGGGGTGCAAGGGCCATTGGGGGAGGGATGCCAGGATTGTGGGGGTGCCAGAGCTGCAGGGGGTGCTACAGCCAGGGAAACGCCAGATTTATGGGGGTGCTGGGTCCAGAGTGGGTGCCATGGCCAAGCTGGGTGCCATGGCCAGGGGGTGCCAGGCTTTGGGGGGGTTTCCatggccggggggggggggaggggggtgtacCTTGCTTTCCACATCCCTCAGCACCAATTCCTGGTCCTTGACTTGCAGGATGAGATCCTGCCCCCAGACTCGTCCCTGGGCCTCCAGCACCTTCAGGCGCGCCAGGCAGTCATCCGTGCCACGGATGTCCCTCTCCAGGCGCACCGTGAGCAGGTGCTGGGAGCGGACACGGCACCGGGCGTCACCGGGTGCCATGCTGCCACCCTGTGCTCTGCAAACTGGGGGCACCCTGGCAAGGTTGGGGGGCttggggtggtttgggggtcTCCTACCTCGACATGGTGCTGGAAATCACTTTGTGGCTTGAGCAGGGTCTGGCCGTAGTCCTTGCGCTGGTCTGCGGGGACATGCAGGGtcaggggatggggacagcttGGGGAcaggagcggggcggggggttgGGGTGCAGCCATTAACTCACTGTAGATGTTTTTCCCGCTGGGGCGGGCGAAGCTGTTGGAGCGTCGGAGCGGGGAGCTGTCGTCATATTCGCTCCTGGATGGACGGACAGACGGACCTTCATGCCTGCAGCATagtcccctctccccacccagcCCTCCAGAGTTCCCAGGGTGGGGCCCCACCCTGCTGGGTACTCACCGGGACGGGGGGTTGCTCCAGTGGCCAAAGGGGTCTCCCATCTTGCCGGGGGAGGCTCGATCCTGCTACGGGTTCCTGGGCTGGGCACTGTCCCCATCTCACCCCCAGTGTGTCCCCAACCACCTGGGGCCCCTCCCAtgccacccacccccccccaggatgGTGGCATCACCCTGGTCCCCAgcaggacccccccccgcccacccatccccagccatcctgcCCCATCCTAGCCCCGCGGGGTTCACCCAGCAGCTGGagccaaccccccccccatgtcAGTAGATGGGTCCCTGTCCTTGGGGACACCCGGGGTGCCCCTGCTCACCCCAATCCTGGTGCCACTGGCTTGGCCGCCCAGGCTGGAAATGCGCAGTGGAGGGTGACGCAGGCAGGGCAAGCGCTTGACGTCGGTACCGCACCCGCCTGCTCTTTGCCCGATGGTGTCTGCTtcaaggcgggggggggcaaTGACACAGGGAGGGGGGACAATTACCTGGCAGAGCCGAGCCGCCACCACCCCACGCACCCTGGGGTGTCCACCCTGCGGCAGGGCTTGCTCATGTGGGGGACACCCCGGTTGGACTGCAGCCCGGAGTGGgcagggtgcccccccaccccaaggtcagcctgccccccccccgaggctgAGCCCTGGTGACGTCCCACACGGCAGCACCCAACCCTCTCTCCCACAGACCTCTGCGCCTGTGCCCGGCAGGTAACCCCGGGCTCGCCCCAAAACTTGGTTGTCACTGGGATAAACCTTTCCAGGGCAGTTTGTGCCCGGGGGGTGTCCAGCCCTGCTCCGTcccacagggtcccctgtgcaGGATCGGTCCCTTGGCACCCCCAGGAGCATTGGGGAGAGCTCCGGCCCCGgtctgtgtgtgtcccccccagctgGGGGACACTGGGTGGCCACAGTGTGGttggccctggccaggggtCATGTCTGTGGGACTGGGGTGACCCGCTggccctccttccccagcacagcGAGGTGGATTTTGGGTTCATCTTAAGTCTTTTGGCTTCTCTGGGCTGGTCTTGGTGCAGCTTGGTGGGGGTGATGGGTCGGCTGGGCTGTGGCCATCATGTCCCCAAGGGAATTGCTGGGGGTCCCATCCGtgtgccccccagccctgcaggctgTCACATCCCACCTGACctcctctctctgttttctttccagatctTTGGGCCAAACTCACCCCACTGCGGAGGGACCTCAGCATCCTGCACCCCAGAGCGTCGCATGGAGCAAGCGGTGACACCCCTTTGGGTTTGGGGACCGGTACGAGCAGAACCGAGGGGacaaggggtgtgtgtgtggcgGGCGCTGGAAATGGCCTCAGGGATCGGGGAGGGGGTGTAGGGGTTGGGgtcgtgcctcagtttccccatttcGGGGAGGGGCCGGGTGCAGTCCCCACTGAGGCCACTAGGGAGCAGCAGGTCCCCACGTCACCCCGTCCCCAGATGGGTGACACCCCCCAGATGTGCAGCCTCCCCCACATATAGGACCCCAGATGTGCAGAGTCCCAGATGTGCCCGGTGCCACCCCAGGTCCTGCTGGTCCTGCCGGCCTCACCGGGGTCCTTGGTGCTGGGGACATTTGGGGGACATTTGGGTGACATGTCTCGAGGGAGGGGCACAAGCAGTAGCCTGCTCTGTGGCAGCATGGTCCCCATGGAAGGTTTGGGGTTACAGCCCCCCAGTAGGTCAGCACCCCCCCGCCAGATATACTGCTGTGGAAGGGAATTGGCGGGGCGGGTCCCGACAAGGTCCCCCTgacccctcctccctccccattaGGGACAGGGCACCCTGCCTGGAGGGAGAGGGGCTTAGGGGGAGCTTTGGGGAGCAAAGCGGGGGGGTGTCTCTTGGGTTATGGGCCAAAATGTCCCCTCCAGGCCCTCCCCGAGGGCCCTGTCATGCTCTGGAGGGGATTTAAATGGCATTTGGGATCCATTTAGGATGGTGGGTGCTGTCTGGCTGGAGAGTGCTTGTCCCCGTGCTGCTCCCCAGTTcacccagtgccacccagcAGCCAGCGCCGGGCCACACTGGCCAACACAgcacccctccccagcaccccttccctccccagcaccctgtggGCAGCCAGTCCACCCAGCACCCCTTACTGGGAGCCATGGAGGCAGGGAACTGGGATGCCACGgcatccccagctctgcctgggtcCTTTCTGGTGATGGTCCCACGCACCAGGGTGGCCTCGAAGTTGTGACGAGCTGCAAGGGGGAAGCAAAGTCCCTGCGGCGACAAGGACGAGAAACCCTCTAGGGTACTCGTTCACCAGGGATGCTGAAGGCACCCACTCAGCCCCAAATTGTGTGCCCTGGGGTGTCTCCAGCCCTCCCAAGCTTCCCCTGCACCCAAGCCACGTCCCAGGGACTGAACCGCGGCACCCCGGTACCCCtcgccccagccccgctgcaaGCTCGGCCGTGACTCAGTTTcctcagccccatcccaccgCCACTCCAGGCTTGGCCGTGGCGCAGGGGCTACGTCAGGCCGGAGGAATCCGGCTCCTTCCCCGGCTTTTTATGGCACTCGTGGGTGTGGGGTGGGCTtgattcccccctcccccccccccccagcagcacccacggcATGGGGAGGACCCATGGCCCATCCGTGTCCATCCCTTCGCAGGGACAGGGTGCTCGCCCcgccccttcccagctcctccCAGTCACCCCACTGGGTAAGCTGGGAATGGCGCTGGCTGcagaattattattaaaagcctcattttaatttttttttctcccctccattCCCAGCCAGAGGCAACACCtccctgtgcagccccagcccaccaCGCCCCCCTCACCCTTCCCCAGGCTCGAGAAGTCCCCAGGGGCCACCAACCCCCTCGGGAAGAGCCGGGAAGGGGCTCGGAAGCTTCTCCCACCCCTCCAGCCTGGGGTGACGCTGAAGAGATCTGGGGTTCTCttttctggggagaaaaatggCCCCATCCTTTTCTGccctgcacagctgctgggTGGGGGGACACCCACACCTGCCaaggggacagggctggggacacATCCTGATGCCCTGCACCAGCCGTCAGCCGCCCACCCTGTCCCCACTGGGCATGCAGGATCTGGCCCTCCCCCAGGGACAACCCGGGGTTGATGCAGATTTGGGGGTGCCCAGGCCGAGGGGGAGCACGGGGCCATCGGTTCCTGGAACTACCGGTGACACATTGCTCCCGGCCAGGTGCCACCGGGGCTGTGGTGCCGGAAAGCAGCTGcggctcctccagctgctgggtgCCAGCCAGCGGCACAAACCGCCGGCCAGCCTGGATCCATCCCCACGTCACCGAGGCGAAGTGTGGGGTGGACCGCGGTGTACCCAGACCTGCCACCTAATTGCTGGGCACCGGTGGCTCCCTGTCATTTTGGGGACACATAGGGAGGATTTAACCCCTTGAGGGCTGGGAAACTGTGCCGGATTGTTCTCCCCGGGCACAtcacggcacggcacagcatggcacggCCCGGCATGGCCCCCAGGGTCAGGATGTCCCTCCCAGCGAGGCCCAAACCCACAAGCCCTTCTGCCCTCCGCGGGGTCTCTTTGGTGGTGACAGTGACAAGTCGATGTCCCAACTGTCACGGCAGCCAGGCTCGGATGCTGTTTTGGGGTGACAGGCAGGGACAGACGGAGGGATGCTCGGCGACACCCCGCTGTCACCCTGCCTCCCTGCATCTCGCTTGCTGTGTCCCCACCCATGGTCACCCCCCTGTCCTCTCCCTGGTTCTAGACCCGTCTCCACCAAACGAGCGGAGTCAGAGCCAGAACAGGGGGAGCCCCAGGTGGGTGCCCAGCCACGGCAGCACCTGGGGGATGCTCCTGCAGATCTGGACCGGGGTCACATCCTGCCAAGGGGCTTAGGCACCCACCTGGCATGGCCACCACGGGAGCTGGTGTGGCACCGAGAACCACCGCTGGGTCCCTGTCACCCTGCTGTGTCCCTTTGCCTTGGGGGCTCGCTGGGGGCTGCCACTCCCCCCCTGCCATCCCCGGAGGTCCCGGCTcagcaccaccaccaaacccCTCGCTTCCCCGGGAACGTCCTTGGGGTCCCCTCGGGGTCCCAGCCCCAAGCCCAGCGCCCCAAGCTCCATGGCTCTGGGGCGTACTGGCTCTTGTTGCTCTGGGTTATCCCAGTTTTGCCAGCATGCTGCTGAATCCCATCTCTTCGGAGGAACAGGAGGAGATCTCCAgggcttttctttcccaaatccCTGCAGCAACGTCctcaaaagcttttcagaagcagcaccCCAGAAGCAagccgcctcctcctctgctttttaacctgttgattttttttccccctctctcgTCTCTGGAGGGTGATGGAGATGCTGGCAAGTGGACAACGCACTGG
Coding sequences:
- the EPS8L3 gene encoding epidermal growth factor receptor kinase substrate 8-like protein 3 isoform X1, translating into MGDPFGHWSNPPSRSEYDDSSPLRRSNSFARPSGKNIYNQRKDYGQTLLKPQSDFQHHVEHLLTVRLERDIRGTDDCLARLKVLEAQGRVWGQDLILQVKDQELVLRDVESKEELEAYPLGSVQGCSAALDVCGYDSVLAISVQERSPPGTSVLLFQCERLGAETLKSSLEKLMKQWKEEQRSQYGHRSSLDMPPRQAPPYAQGPYTAPERWAETPKPNIRAPPQRELPSDYAGLLDTQQMPWTNPLGQVMSNVDRDVEVLNHVLNDLDLFVVQLKTALGLASNTKQKKKKKKNKGALPSTDDFVDFFQKVKYALNLMGRTHRHVQEPDPAELLRLIFTALSFVLDHCPNASLAPAVEVPLLVPEVVELLEQTLHQDDYSTWKSLGIAWNSTRAEYPNGELVPRYIPVFSDGWLPPPVEQSPATGQRDNGGQEPPRPAQGLARSLYEFQGRNPQELSVRMGDTLQILDQRKKWWLVQDGQGKKGYIPSNILEPLGQWQGPSQVGVPTPTPSRHQERVAGGHPAVLSPCPPFQDSPPNLHPDSSPAEVTAWLKDKGFSRITVRCLGVLGGHQLLQMSPAELRAVCPEEWRRVLFKLSAVRTSLGMGPRD
- the EPS8L3 gene encoding epidermal growth factor receptor kinase substrate 8-like protein 3 isoform X2, coding for MGDPFGHWSNPPSRSEYDDSSPLRRSNSFARPSGKNIYNQRKDYGQTLLKPQSDFQHHVEHLLTVRLERDIRGTDDCLARLKVLEAQGRVWGQDLILQVKDQELVLRDVESKEELEAYPLGSVQGCSAALDVCGYDSVLAISVQERSPPGTSVLLFQCERLGAETLKSSLEKLMKQWKEEQRSQYGHRSSLDMPPRQAPPYAQGPYTAPERWAETPKPNIRAPPQRELPSDYAGLLDTQQMPWTNPLGQVMSNVDRDVEVLNHVLNDLDLFVVQLKTALGLASNTKQKKKKKKNKGALPSTDDFVDFFQKVKYALNLMGRTHRHVQEPDPAELLRLIFTALSFVLDHCPNASLAPAVEVPLLVPEVVELLEQTLHQDDYSTWKSLGIAWNSTRAEYPNGELVPRYIPVFSDGWLPPPVEQSPATGQRDNGGQEPPRPAQGLARSLYEFQGRNPQELSVRMGDTLQILDQRKKWWLVQDGQGKKGYIPSNILEPLGQWQGPSQDSPPNLHPDSSPAEVTAWLKDKGFSRITVRCLGVLGGHQLLQMSPAELRAVCPEEWRRVLFKLSAVRTSLGMGPRD